The following proteins are encoded in a genomic region of Paralichthys olivaceus isolate ysfri-2021 chromosome 23, ASM2471397v2, whole genome shotgun sequence:
- the LOC109645754 gene encoding zinc finger protein 345-like isoform X2, whose amino-acid sequence MWQVAQRRDHLDYEKLEEFVSLVTATVPDLLSPKQRGKLLLRLRSKMILELCRNEETADTLCIQPHLERIRPPGHTGSGDAELDAEEAIFVELVQTLLKDPAERKHFYQEVFPAEYGLSYDTDMQLLVWEFLSKLEKLLPVPDLAQTVSWLTSAPSVLRDCLQSLSNPDDLRSLLQHHKSLEHLGAQGTTVEMSTQVFACSECAFFHMQESYLLQHIEHSHPEQYGKFQKAATTADAPKKRVQCPEFPKPFPIHDRPDPHTCQECGKTFTRASDVTRHQRTHTGERPYTCDECKKGFKNSWDLTRHQRIHNGERPFLCPQCGKRFTQMGLLKLHFKRTACGQTCNPPLDLTTEVVVAEETSEKASGQYKCQKCGESFDSILERLRHRQGHVVRRQYKCSLCEKIYSRASDLKRHQMKHTGERPFSCECGKSFTHVWLLNKHQQIHIKERPYPCSECGKSFTQVQILNRHLLTHNGQQPFQCSSCEKSFTQLASLTRHERIHTGERPYVCSTCEKTFLTQGELGRHQRSHSNFRPFSCSQCPKSFKTKRAQSEHLNTHTGERPFTCSRCGKRFAKSTSLIRHNLTHTGERPHQCSQCGKTFLTSGELLLHKRIHTGERPYPCSYCERRFRCSSDLNTHIRTHTGEKPHSCLLCKKSFSTSTRLKRHVRIHGEGLKTV is encoded by the exons ATGTGGCAGGTGGCTCAGCGGAGAGACCATCTCGATTATGAAAAGCTGGAGGAGTTTGTGTCACTGGTGACAGCCACGGTTCCAGACCTGCTCAGTCCAAAGCAACGAGGCAAACTGCTGCTCCGACTGCGATCCAAA ATGATTCTTGAGCTGTGTAGAAATGAGGAAACCGCCGACACGTTGTGTATACAGCCGCACCTAGAACGAATCCGCCCACCAGGTCACACAGGG AGTGGCGATGCAGAGCTGGATGCAGAAGAGGCCATTTTTGTGGAGCTTGTCCAAACACTCCTCAAAGAcccagcagagaggaaacatttttACCAG GAGGTTTTCCCAGCAGAATATGGTCTCAGCTACGACACAGACATGCAGCTGCTTGTGTGGGAGTTTCTTTCCAAACTGGAGAAGCTTCTGCCAGTACCAGACCTCGCTCAG ACAGTTTCATGGCTGACCTCTGCCCCCTCAGTACTGAGGGACTGCCTGCAGTCGCTCTCCAACCCCGATGACCTGAGGTCTCTCCTGCAACACCATAAAAGCCTCGAACACCTCGGTGCACAAG GAACCACTGTTGAGATGTCCACGCAGGTCTTTGCCTGCTCCGAGTGTGCATTCTTCCACATGCAGGAGTCCTACCTGCTGCAGCACATCGAGCACAGTCACCCAGAGCAATACGGCAAGTTCCAGAAGGCTGCGACGACGGCCGACGCCCCAAAGAAGAGGGTCCAGTGTCCTGAGTTCCCAAAGCCTTTCCCCATCCATGACAGGCCCGACCCCCACACGTGTCAGGAGTGCGGCAAAACGTTCACCCGTGCCTCGGACGTGACTCGTCACCAGCGGACGCACACCGGAGAACGTCCCTACACCTGCGATGAATGTAAGAAGGGCTTCAAGAACTCTTGGGATCTGACAAGACATCAGCGCATTCACAATGGAGAACGGCCCTTCCTCTGCCCCCAGTGTGGCAAACGGTTCACGCAGATGGGTTTGCTCAAACTGCACTTTAAGCGAACAGCCTGCGGACAGACATGCAACCCTCCCTTAGACTTAACGACAGAGGTCGTAGTCGCTGAGGAGACATCAGAGAAAGCCAGCGGTCAGTACAAATGTCAGAAATGTGGCGAGAGCTTCGACAGCATCCTGGAGCGGCTGAGGCACAGGCAGGGACACGTGGTTCGGCGTCAGTACAAATGCTCCCTGTGTGAGAAGATCTACAGCCGAGCGTCGGATTTAAAGAGACACCAGATGAAGCACACGGGTGAGCGGCCATTTTCCTGCGAGTGTGGCAAAAGCTTCACCCACGTGTGGCTCCTGAATAAGCACCAGCAGATCCACATCAAGGAACGTCCTTACCCGTGTTCAGAGTGTGGGAAGAGCTTCACGCAGGTGCAGATTCTCAACAGACACCTGCTGACTCACAATGGCCAGCAGCCTTTCCAGTGCTCCTCCTGTGAGAAGAGCTTCACGCAGCTGGCCAGCCTCACACGCCACGAGAGAATCCACACAGGCGAGAGGCCGTACGTCTGCTCCACCTGTGAGAAGACGTTCCTCACGCAGGGAGAACTGGGCAGACATCAGCGCAGCCACAGCAACTTCAGGCCATTCAGTTGCTCGCAGTGCCCCAAGAGCTTTAAAACCAAGCGTGCTCAGAGCGAGCACCTCAATACGCACACGGGCGAGCGTCCGTTTACGTGCTCGCGCTGTGGGAAGAGATTTGCCAAGTCGACCTCCCTCATCCGGCACAACCTGACTCACACAGGAGAGCGACCGCACCAGTGCTCTCAGTGCGGAAAGACCTTCCTCACGTCCGGCGAGCTGCTCCTCCACAAACGGATCCACACGGGAGAAAGGCCGTACCCCTGTTCCTACTGCGAGAGGAGGTTCAGGTGCTCGTCCGACCTCAACACGCACATCCGGACACACACCGGGGAGAAGCCGCACAGCTGTCTGTTGTGTAAAAAGAGTTTCTCTACATCTACAAGGCTGAAGAGACACGTGCGTATACACGGAGAAGGGCTAAAAACAGTGTAA
- the LOC138406797 gene encoding uncharacterized protein: MHIKTGTWEANNTVCESDTLCDPAVLVSATNSEPHIRNRRLSPGSGNCGGGGGGCISGGDQQPRQLSPDHTHGFTFRREKERKGQQHKGRSLRRESQKGVRVGERPQKVNQKERWVENSLSLLKPPPAFPVQDSPAKLQPAVSYASKVKAGAVSGALEDDRPLIGVLLQNQWGLSFISEARPVTEGSSPCPAANALPPQPIDAKQSEELQFDTDIIVQAPDETPVPVTTSVTPNTRPEAKESNGKLLLSCRHLVEALNYHNREWNSMCNRQKKDPNRIVWYKETQEHPA; the protein is encoded by the exons ATGCATATCAAAACAG GTACATGGGAAGCCAacaacactgtgtgtgagtCCGATACCCTGTGTGATCCAGCCGTCCTCGTTTCAGCCACTAACTCTGAACCACATATTCGAAATCGCCGTCTGTCCCCCGGCTCAGGAAACTGCGGAGGTGGTGGGGGCGGTTGCATCTCTGGAGGTGACCAGCAGCCCCGGCAGCTTTCGCCCGATCACACGCACGGCTTCACCTTCCGAAGGGAAAAGGAGCGGAAGGGTCAGCAGCACAAAGGCCGCAGCCTCCGCAGGGAAAGTCAGAAGGGAGTCAGAGTAGGCGAACGGCCTCAAAAGGTTAACCAaaaggagaggtgggtggagaaCAGTCTGTCGCTGCTCAAACCCCCACCTGCCTTCCCCGTGCAGGACAGCCCTGCAAAGCTGCAGCCTGCTGTCAGCTACGCTTCCAAGGTGAAAGCGGGAGCAGTAAGCGGCGCGCTGGAGGACGATCGCCCCCTCATCGGTGTTCTACTACAGAACCAGTGGGGTCTCAGTTTCATCAGCGAAGCGAGGCCCGTCACAGAGGGCTCCAGCCCTTGCCCTGCTGCCAACGCCCTCCCACCTCAACCCATAGACGCTAAACAGTCAGAAGAGCTCCAGTTTGACACAGACATCATAGTCCAGGCCCCTGACGAAACACCAGTTCCAGTCACTACCTCCGTCACCCCAAACACACGCCCAGAGGCGAAGGAGAGCAACGGGAAGCTGCTGCTAAGCTGTCGCCATCTAGTGGAGGCTTTGAACTATCACAATAGAG AATGGAATTCCATGtgcaacagacagaaaaaag ATCCTAATAGGATTGTGTGGTACAAGGAAACCCAGGAGCACCCAGCCTAG
- the LOC109645754 gene encoding zinc finger protein 345-like isoform X1, with protein sequence MQNTDCSSLDNTDVFLPLSSLRLLIPPLRLLSAAMWQVAQRRDHLDYEKLEEFVSLVTATVPDLLSPKQRGKLLLRLRSKMILELCRNEETADTLCIQPHLERIRPPGHTGSGDAELDAEEAIFVELVQTLLKDPAERKHFYQEVFPAEYGLSYDTDMQLLVWEFLSKLEKLLPVPDLAQTVSWLTSAPSVLRDCLQSLSNPDDLRSLLQHHKSLEHLGAQGTTVEMSTQVFACSECAFFHMQESYLLQHIEHSHPEQYGKFQKAATTADAPKKRVQCPEFPKPFPIHDRPDPHTCQECGKTFTRASDVTRHQRTHTGERPYTCDECKKGFKNSWDLTRHQRIHNGERPFLCPQCGKRFTQMGLLKLHFKRTACGQTCNPPLDLTTEVVVAEETSEKASGQYKCQKCGESFDSILERLRHRQGHVVRRQYKCSLCEKIYSRASDLKRHQMKHTGERPFSCECGKSFTHVWLLNKHQQIHIKERPYPCSECGKSFTQVQILNRHLLTHNGQQPFQCSSCEKSFTQLASLTRHERIHTGERPYVCSTCEKTFLTQGELGRHQRSHSNFRPFSCSQCPKSFKTKRAQSEHLNTHTGERPFTCSRCGKRFAKSTSLIRHNLTHTGERPHQCSQCGKTFLTSGELLLHKRIHTGERPYPCSYCERRFRCSSDLNTHIRTHTGEKPHSCLLCKKSFSTSTRLKRHVRIHGEGLKTV encoded by the exons ATGCAGAACACTGACTGCTCCTCTCTGGACAACACAG ACGTCTTCCTGCCGCTGTCGTCGCTGAGGCTGCTGATCCCTCCTCTGCGGCTGCTCTCTGCTGCGATGTGGCAGGTGGCTCAGCGGAGAGACCATCTCGATTATGAAAAGCTGGAGGAGTTTGTGTCACTGGTGACAGCCACGGTTCCAGACCTGCTCAGTCCAAAGCAACGAGGCAAACTGCTGCTCCGACTGCGATCCAAA ATGATTCTTGAGCTGTGTAGAAATGAGGAAACCGCCGACACGTTGTGTATACAGCCGCACCTAGAACGAATCCGCCCACCAGGTCACACAGGG AGTGGCGATGCAGAGCTGGATGCAGAAGAGGCCATTTTTGTGGAGCTTGTCCAAACACTCCTCAAAGAcccagcagagaggaaacatttttACCAG GAGGTTTTCCCAGCAGAATATGGTCTCAGCTACGACACAGACATGCAGCTGCTTGTGTGGGAGTTTCTTTCCAAACTGGAGAAGCTTCTGCCAGTACCAGACCTCGCTCAG ACAGTTTCATGGCTGACCTCTGCCCCCTCAGTACTGAGGGACTGCCTGCAGTCGCTCTCCAACCCCGATGACCTGAGGTCTCTCCTGCAACACCATAAAAGCCTCGAACACCTCGGTGCACAAG GAACCACTGTTGAGATGTCCACGCAGGTCTTTGCCTGCTCCGAGTGTGCATTCTTCCACATGCAGGAGTCCTACCTGCTGCAGCACATCGAGCACAGTCACCCAGAGCAATACGGCAAGTTCCAGAAGGCTGCGACGACGGCCGACGCCCCAAAGAAGAGGGTCCAGTGTCCTGAGTTCCCAAAGCCTTTCCCCATCCATGACAGGCCCGACCCCCACACGTGTCAGGAGTGCGGCAAAACGTTCACCCGTGCCTCGGACGTGACTCGTCACCAGCGGACGCACACCGGAGAACGTCCCTACACCTGCGATGAATGTAAGAAGGGCTTCAAGAACTCTTGGGATCTGACAAGACATCAGCGCATTCACAATGGAGAACGGCCCTTCCTCTGCCCCCAGTGTGGCAAACGGTTCACGCAGATGGGTTTGCTCAAACTGCACTTTAAGCGAACAGCCTGCGGACAGACATGCAACCCTCCCTTAGACTTAACGACAGAGGTCGTAGTCGCTGAGGAGACATCAGAGAAAGCCAGCGGTCAGTACAAATGTCAGAAATGTGGCGAGAGCTTCGACAGCATCCTGGAGCGGCTGAGGCACAGGCAGGGACACGTGGTTCGGCGTCAGTACAAATGCTCCCTGTGTGAGAAGATCTACAGCCGAGCGTCGGATTTAAAGAGACACCAGATGAAGCACACGGGTGAGCGGCCATTTTCCTGCGAGTGTGGCAAAAGCTTCACCCACGTGTGGCTCCTGAATAAGCACCAGCAGATCCACATCAAGGAACGTCCTTACCCGTGTTCAGAGTGTGGGAAGAGCTTCACGCAGGTGCAGATTCTCAACAGACACCTGCTGACTCACAATGGCCAGCAGCCTTTCCAGTGCTCCTCCTGTGAGAAGAGCTTCACGCAGCTGGCCAGCCTCACACGCCACGAGAGAATCCACACAGGCGAGAGGCCGTACGTCTGCTCCACCTGTGAGAAGACGTTCCTCACGCAGGGAGAACTGGGCAGACATCAGCGCAGCCACAGCAACTTCAGGCCATTCAGTTGCTCGCAGTGCCCCAAGAGCTTTAAAACCAAGCGTGCTCAGAGCGAGCACCTCAATACGCACACGGGCGAGCGTCCGTTTACGTGCTCGCGCTGTGGGAAGAGATTTGCCAAGTCGACCTCCCTCATCCGGCACAACCTGACTCACACAGGAGAGCGACCGCACCAGTGCTCTCAGTGCGGAAAGACCTTCCTCACGTCCGGCGAGCTGCTCCTCCACAAACGGATCCACACGGGAGAAAGGCCGTACCCCTGTTCCTACTGCGAGAGGAGGTTCAGGTGCTCGTCCGACCTCAACACGCACATCCGGACACACACCGGGGAGAAGCCGCACAGCTGTCTGTTGTGTAAAAAGAGTTTCTCTACATCTACAAGGCTGAAGAGACACGTGCGTATACACGGAGAAGGGCTAAAAACAGTGTAA
- the LOC109645754 gene encoding zinc finger protein 345-like isoform X3: MILELCRNEETADTLCIQPHLERIRPPGHTGSGDAELDAEEAIFVELVQTLLKDPAERKHFYQEVFPAEYGLSYDTDMQLLVWEFLSKLEKLLPVPDLAQTVSWLTSAPSVLRDCLQSLSNPDDLRSLLQHHKSLEHLGAQGTTVEMSTQVFACSECAFFHMQESYLLQHIEHSHPEQYGKFQKAATTADAPKKRVQCPEFPKPFPIHDRPDPHTCQECGKTFTRASDVTRHQRTHTGERPYTCDECKKGFKNSWDLTRHQRIHNGERPFLCPQCGKRFTQMGLLKLHFKRTACGQTCNPPLDLTTEVVVAEETSEKASGQYKCQKCGESFDSILERLRHRQGHVVRRQYKCSLCEKIYSRASDLKRHQMKHTGERPFSCECGKSFTHVWLLNKHQQIHIKERPYPCSECGKSFTQVQILNRHLLTHNGQQPFQCSSCEKSFTQLASLTRHERIHTGERPYVCSTCEKTFLTQGELGRHQRSHSNFRPFSCSQCPKSFKTKRAQSEHLNTHTGERPFTCSRCGKRFAKSTSLIRHNLTHTGERPHQCSQCGKTFLTSGELLLHKRIHTGERPYPCSYCERRFRCSSDLNTHIRTHTGEKPHSCLLCKKSFSTSTRLKRHVRIHGEGLKTV, encoded by the exons ATGATTCTTGAGCTGTGTAGAAATGAGGAAACCGCCGACACGTTGTGTATACAGCCGCACCTAGAACGAATCCGCCCACCAGGTCACACAGGG AGTGGCGATGCAGAGCTGGATGCAGAAGAGGCCATTTTTGTGGAGCTTGTCCAAACACTCCTCAAAGAcccagcagagaggaaacatttttACCAG GAGGTTTTCCCAGCAGAATATGGTCTCAGCTACGACACAGACATGCAGCTGCTTGTGTGGGAGTTTCTTTCCAAACTGGAGAAGCTTCTGCCAGTACCAGACCTCGCTCAG ACAGTTTCATGGCTGACCTCTGCCCCCTCAGTACTGAGGGACTGCCTGCAGTCGCTCTCCAACCCCGATGACCTGAGGTCTCTCCTGCAACACCATAAAAGCCTCGAACACCTCGGTGCACAAG GAACCACTGTTGAGATGTCCACGCAGGTCTTTGCCTGCTCCGAGTGTGCATTCTTCCACATGCAGGAGTCCTACCTGCTGCAGCACATCGAGCACAGTCACCCAGAGCAATACGGCAAGTTCCAGAAGGCTGCGACGACGGCCGACGCCCCAAAGAAGAGGGTCCAGTGTCCTGAGTTCCCAAAGCCTTTCCCCATCCATGACAGGCCCGACCCCCACACGTGTCAGGAGTGCGGCAAAACGTTCACCCGTGCCTCGGACGTGACTCGTCACCAGCGGACGCACACCGGAGAACGTCCCTACACCTGCGATGAATGTAAGAAGGGCTTCAAGAACTCTTGGGATCTGACAAGACATCAGCGCATTCACAATGGAGAACGGCCCTTCCTCTGCCCCCAGTGTGGCAAACGGTTCACGCAGATGGGTTTGCTCAAACTGCACTTTAAGCGAACAGCCTGCGGACAGACATGCAACCCTCCCTTAGACTTAACGACAGAGGTCGTAGTCGCTGAGGAGACATCAGAGAAAGCCAGCGGTCAGTACAAATGTCAGAAATGTGGCGAGAGCTTCGACAGCATCCTGGAGCGGCTGAGGCACAGGCAGGGACACGTGGTTCGGCGTCAGTACAAATGCTCCCTGTGTGAGAAGATCTACAGCCGAGCGTCGGATTTAAAGAGACACCAGATGAAGCACACGGGTGAGCGGCCATTTTCCTGCGAGTGTGGCAAAAGCTTCACCCACGTGTGGCTCCTGAATAAGCACCAGCAGATCCACATCAAGGAACGTCCTTACCCGTGTTCAGAGTGTGGGAAGAGCTTCACGCAGGTGCAGATTCTCAACAGACACCTGCTGACTCACAATGGCCAGCAGCCTTTCCAGTGCTCCTCCTGTGAGAAGAGCTTCACGCAGCTGGCCAGCCTCACACGCCACGAGAGAATCCACACAGGCGAGAGGCCGTACGTCTGCTCCACCTGTGAGAAGACGTTCCTCACGCAGGGAGAACTGGGCAGACATCAGCGCAGCCACAGCAACTTCAGGCCATTCAGTTGCTCGCAGTGCCCCAAGAGCTTTAAAACCAAGCGTGCTCAGAGCGAGCACCTCAATACGCACACGGGCGAGCGTCCGTTTACGTGCTCGCGCTGTGGGAAGAGATTTGCCAAGTCGACCTCCCTCATCCGGCACAACCTGACTCACACAGGAGAGCGACCGCACCAGTGCTCTCAGTGCGGAAAGACCTTCCTCACGTCCGGCGAGCTGCTCCTCCACAAACGGATCCACACGGGAGAAAGGCCGTACCCCTGTTCCTACTGCGAGAGGAGGTTCAGGTGCTCGTCCGACCTCAACACGCACATCCGGACACACACCGGGGAGAAGCCGCACAGCTGTCTGTTGTGTAAAAAGAGTTTCTCTACATCTACAAGGCTGAAGAGACACGTGCGTATACACGGAGAAGGGCTAAAAACAGTGTAA